The following proteins are co-located in the Streptomyces bottropensis ATCC 25435 genome:
- a CDS encoding aminotransferase class I/II-fold pyridoxal phosphate-dependent enzyme: MLGEYMVTGRRAADIAANVERAVGAGELMPGQLLPPMRELAERLGVNPNTVAAAYRTLRERGVIETAGRRGSRVRPRPATTGREYIRVEVPEGVRDLADGNPDTTLLPRLAEAFTAAAEQGDREPVLYGAGSVEPELARIARAELDADGVPEGPVTVTSGSLDAIERILAAHLRPGDTVAVEDPGWGSVLDLVPALGLRVVPVGVDDEGPLPDDVRTALVAGARALIVTDRAQNPTGAAVSAARARALRSVLGEHPETLLIEDDHGHRIVDQALHPLAGTTRSWAFVRSVAKAYGPDLRLAVLTGDAVTVDRVRGRQRLGPGWVSRLVQRAVVRLWSGGAVDATAVAAAYGRRREALIGALALRGIEAHGVSGMNVWVRVPDETGAVARLLHAGWAVAPGARFRTNAPQGIRITVSTLTEQEVGRVAEAVASAVGPGSGGGYV, translated from the coding sequence GTGCTAGGAGAATACATGGTCACTGGGCGGCGCGCGGCGGATATCGCGGCGAACGTCGAGCGGGCGGTCGGGGCGGGTGAGCTGATGCCCGGTCAACTGCTGCCGCCCATGCGCGAGTTGGCGGAACGGCTCGGGGTGAACCCGAACACCGTCGCGGCCGCCTACCGCACGCTGCGTGAGCGGGGGGTCATCGAGACCGCCGGGCGGCGGGGGAGCCGTGTGCGGCCCCGGCCGGCGACGACGGGGCGCGAGTACATCCGGGTGGAGGTACCGGAGGGCGTGCGTGACCTCGCCGACGGCAATCCCGACACCACCTTGCTGCCGCGTCTGGCCGAGGCGTTCACGGCGGCCGCCGAGCAGGGCGACCGGGAGCCGGTGCTGTACGGGGCGGGGTCGGTGGAGCCCGAGCTGGCGCGGATCGCCCGCGCCGAGCTGGACGCCGACGGGGTGCCGGAGGGGCCGGTCACCGTCACCTCCGGTTCGCTCGACGCCATCGAACGCATCCTGGCCGCCCATCTCAGGCCCGGGGACACCGTCGCCGTCGAGGACCCCGGGTGGGGCAGCGTGCTCGACCTCGTGCCGGCGCTCGGACTGAGGGTCGTGCCGGTCGGCGTCGACGACGAGGGGCCGCTCCCCGACGACGTCCGCACGGCGCTGGTGGCCGGGGCGAGGGCCCTGATCGTCACCGACCGGGCGCAGAACCCCACCGGCGCGGCCGTGAGCGCCGCACGCGCGCGTGCCCTGCGGTCCGTGCTCGGGGAGCATCCCGAGACCCTGCTCATCGAGGACGACCACGGTCACCGGATCGTCGACCAGGCCCTTCATCCGCTGGCCGGGACCACCCGCAGCTGGGCCTTCGTGCGGTCGGTCGCCAAGGCGTACGGCCCCGACCTGCGGCTCGCGGTGCTCACCGGGGACGCCGTCACGGTCGACCGGGTCCGGGGCCGGCAGCGGTTGGGGCCGGGCTGGGTGAGCCGTCTGGTGCAGCGCGCCGTCGTACGGCTGTGGTCCGGCGGCGCGGTGGACGCCACGGCCGTGGCGGCGGCGTACGGGAGGCGACGGGAGGCGCTGATCGGCGCCCTCGCCCTGCGCGGGATCGAGGCGCACGGGGTCAGCGGGATGAACGTCTGGGTCCGGGTCCCGGACGAGACCGGCGCGGTCGCCCGGCTGCTCCACGCCGGGTGGGCGGTCGCGCCCGGCGCCCGCTTCCGGACGAACGCCCCGCAGGGGATCCGGATCACGGTCTCCACCCTCACCGAGCAGGAGGTCGGGAGGGTGGCGGAGGCGGTGGCCTCGGCGGTCGGGCCGGGCTCCGGCGGCGGATACGTGTGA
- a CDS encoding DMT family transporter — protein sequence MTTAAPTRTPAALSGGTRAALDWRLRFAFLSLVWGFSFLLIKVGTQAYAPFQVTFGRLLFGTLVLAVAMAVKRERLPRGIRTWGHLTVAALLLNALPFSLFAYAELTIPSTLAGICNATSPLWGMALSLVALSEDRPTRVRVAGLGLGFLGVLTVLGAWQGFSGLDARGTTMALLASLSYPIGWIYVRRTLAGTSASHLSLTGAQLLLATTQLAFVTPLFTTLPSRFPVLPLLAVVALGALGTGVAMLLQYGLVSEVGPTTAQMVTYFIPVIATAAGVAILGESLAWSTPVGAAIVLAGAALTQARPRT from the coding sequence ATGACCACCGCCGCGCCCACCCGAACGCCAGCCGCCCTCTCCGGAGGCACCCGCGCCGCCCTCGACTGGCGCCTGCGCTTCGCCTTCCTCTCCCTCGTCTGGGGCTTCAGCTTCCTCCTGATCAAGGTGGGCACGCAGGCGTACGCGCCGTTCCAGGTGACGTTCGGGCGGCTGCTGTTCGGCACGCTGGTGCTCGCGGTGGCGATGGCCGTGAAGCGGGAGCGGCTACCGCGCGGCATCCGCACCTGGGGGCACCTCACCGTGGCGGCCCTTCTCCTGAACGCGCTGCCGTTCTCCCTCTTCGCCTACGCGGAGCTGACCATCCCCTCCACCCTGGCGGGCATCTGCAACGCGACCTCGCCGCTGTGGGGCATGGCGCTCTCCCTGGTCGCGCTCTCGGAGGACCGCCCGACCCGGGTGCGGGTCGCCGGGCTCGGCCTCGGCTTCCTCGGCGTGCTCACCGTGCTCGGCGCCTGGCAGGGCTTCAGCGGCCTGGACGCCAGGGGCACCACGATGGCCCTGCTGGCCTCCCTCAGCTATCCGATCGGCTGGATCTACGTCCGCCGCACCCTGGCCGGCACCAGCGCGTCGCACCTGTCCCTCACCGGCGCCCAACTCCTGCTGGCCACCACCCAACTGGCCTTCGTCACCCCGCTGTTCACGACCCTGCCGAGCCGTTTCCCGGTCCTCCCCCTGCTGGCGGTCGTCGCGCTGGGCGCCCTCGGCACGGGCGTCGCCATGCTCCTGCAGTACGGCCTCGTCTCCGAGGTCGGCCCGACGACCGCCCAGATGGTCACCTACTTCATCCCAGTCATCGCCACGGCCGCCGGGGTGGCGATCCTCGGCGAGTCCCTGGCCTGGTCGACCCCGGTCGGCGCGGCGATCGTCCTGGCGGGAGCGGCCCTGACACAGGCGAGGCCGCGCACCTGA
- a CDS encoding LysR family transcriptional regulator — MLNLERLRTLDALARHGSVSGAAEGLHVTTSAVSQQMAKLEREVGQRLLAKNGRGVRLTDAGRLLAEHAARILSQVELAQSDLEAQRGQVVGELRMAAFPTAVRGLFPAVFRALREDHPALRVRSREMEPELAISAVIRGDADLAVVLDWYNKPLPVPEGLARAAILDDPVEVALPEDHPLAGRDEIDLRELAEEPWVAWPEGEFCHEWLLYTLRANGIEPQIAHRAGEHHTQLALVAAGLGVCIAPRLGRDPMPARMRTVPVRPRVHRSVYAVWRADADRRPSIRAAVEALRAAGAACGSP, encoded by the coding sequence ATGTTGAATCTGGAGCGTCTGCGCACCCTCGACGCGCTCGCCCGGCACGGTTCGGTGAGCGGGGCGGCCGAGGGGCTGCATGTGACGACCTCGGCCGTCTCCCAGCAGATGGCCAAGCTGGAGCGGGAGGTCGGGCAGCGGCTCCTCGCCAAGAACGGGCGGGGCGTGCGGCTCACCGACGCGGGGCGGCTGCTCGCCGAGCATGCCGCGCGCATCCTGTCGCAGGTCGAGCTGGCGCAGTCGGACCTGGAGGCGCAGCGCGGCCAGGTCGTCGGCGAACTGCGGATGGCCGCCTTCCCCACGGCCGTCCGGGGGCTGTTCCCCGCCGTCTTCCGCGCGCTGCGGGAGGACCATCCTGCGCTGCGAGTGCGCTCGCGGGAGATGGAACCCGAACTCGCCATCAGCGCGGTGATCCGGGGCGACGCCGACCTGGCCGTCGTCCTCGACTGGTACAACAAGCCGCTGCCGGTGCCCGAGGGTCTTGCCCGGGCCGCGATCCTCGACGATCCGGTGGAGGTGGCGCTGCCCGAGGACCACCCGCTGGCCGGGCGGGACGAGATCGACCTGCGGGAGCTGGCGGAGGAGCCGTGGGTCGCCTGGCCCGAGGGCGAGTTCTGCCACGAATGGCTGCTCTACACGCTGCGCGCCAACGGCATCGAGCCCCAGATCGCCCACCGGGCCGGTGAGCACCACACCCAACTCGCCCTGGTCGCCGCCGGGTTGGGTGTCTGTATCGCACCCCGGCTCGGCCGCGACCCGATGCCGGCCCGCATGCGGACGGTGCCGGTGCGCCCGCGGGTCCACCGGAGCGTCTACGCGGTGTGGCGCGCGGACGCCGACCGGCGGCCGTCGATCAGGGCGGCGGTCGAGGCGCTGCGGGCGGCGGGGGCCGCGTGCGGCTCGCCCTGA
- a CDS encoding pyridoxamine 5'-phosphate oxidase family protein has translation MTATQRRGRKIMMEPAELDEFLGAQRTCRVATVSSDGAPHISPLWYVWDGTSLWLYSITRSRRWSALRRDPRVAVVVDAGEEYGELRGAELSGTVEFVGEAPRTGEPVPELVEVERRFARKNFGIDEMPHDGRHAWLRLTPDAIASWDFRKLG, from the coding sequence ATGACCGCCACGCAGCGCCGGGGCCGGAAGATCATGATGGAGCCCGCCGAACTGGACGAGTTCCTCGGCGCGCAGCGCACCTGCCGGGTCGCGACGGTCTCGTCCGACGGCGCCCCGCACATCAGCCCGCTCTGGTACGTCTGGGACGGCACGTCGCTGTGGCTCTACTCGATCACCCGCAGCAGACGGTGGTCCGCGCTGCGCCGTGATCCGCGCGTCGCCGTCGTGGTCGACGCGGGCGAGGAGTACGGCGAACTGCGCGGCGCCGAGCTGTCCGGGACCGTCGAGTTCGTCGGCGAGGCACCGCGCACGGGCGAACCGGTCCCCGAACTCGTGGAGGTGGAGCGGCGGTTCGCCCGCAAGAACTTCGGTATCGACGAGATGCCGCACGACGGCCGACACGCCTGGCTGCGCCTGACACCGGACGCGATCGCGTCCTGGGACTTCCGCAAACTGGGGTAG
- a CDS encoding cysteine hydrolase has translation MPSYASEASDARGSNASGPKRQRELEELLEPATTVLLTVECQRGVVGPGSALPELADEARSSGALGNVARLVDAAHLSGVQVMHAVAERRPDGRGANHNARLFRAAQRLPVRQLAGTDAVRVAPPVEVAEEDLVVRRLHGLSPLAGTDVDALLRNLGCRTLIVTGVSANVAVPNAVFDAVNRGYRVVVPGDAIAGVPADYTPAMIRHTLALVATVATTDEVSACLTKVRPA, from the coding sequence ATGCCGTCGTACGCGAGTGAGGCGAGTGACGCGCGTGGGTCGAACGCGAGTGGGCCGAAGAGGCAGCGGGAACTGGAAGAACTGCTCGAACCCGCGACCACCGTCCTGCTCACCGTCGAGTGCCAGCGCGGTGTCGTCGGACCCGGCAGCGCTCTGCCCGAACTCGCCGACGAGGCACGCTCGTCGGGGGCGCTGGGCAATGTGGCCAGGCTTGTCGACGCGGCCCACCTGAGCGGGGTGCAGGTCATGCACGCCGTCGCCGAGCGCCGGCCGGACGGGCGGGGCGCCAACCACAACGCCCGCCTGTTCCGCGCGGCGCAGCGGCTGCCCGTACGGCAGTTGGCGGGCACCGATGCCGTACGCGTCGCGCCGCCCGTCGAGGTCGCCGAGGAGGACCTGGTCGTACGGCGGCTGCACGGGCTGTCCCCGCTGGCGGGCACCGACGTGGACGCGCTGCTGCGCAACCTGGGGTGCCGCACGCTGATCGTCACCGGTGTCTCGGCCAACGTGGCCGTACCGAACGCGGTGTTCGACGCGGTGAACCGCGGCTACCGCGTCGTCGTACCCGGGGACGCCATCGCGGGGGTGCCTGCCGACTACACCCCCGCGATGATCCGCCACACCCTCGCGCTGGTCGCCACGGTCGCGACCACGGACGAGGTGTCGGCGTGCCTGACGAAGGTCAGGCCAGCGTGA
- a CDS encoding Rieske (2Fe-2S) protein — MSSETIKPASIPGRRTVMAAAGVAGLAVALTACGSEDSPSTSTSDSPGAGAGAGGDSTAEASGGAGGGDGAGGTEIAKTSDIPEGGGKIFESEGVVVTQPKAGTFKAFSSVCTHSGCAVKTIADGVINCPCHNSNFSIEDGSVKSGPAPKPLPAKEVSVSGDSITLA, encoded by the coding sequence ATGTCCAGCGAAACGATCAAACCCGCTTCGATCCCGGGCCGTCGTACCGTCATGGCGGCGGCCGGCGTGGCGGGACTCGCCGTCGCGCTGACCGCGTGCGGATCGGAGGACAGCCCGTCGACCTCCACCTCCGACTCGCCCGGTGCCGGAGCGGGAGCCGGGGGCGACTCCACCGCCGAGGCGAGCGGCGGCGCGGGCGGCGGAGACGGTGCGGGCGGCACGGAGATCGCCAAGACCTCGGACATACCCGAGGGCGGCGGCAAGATCTTCGAGAGCGAGGGCGTCGTCGTCACCCAGCCGAAGGCGGGCACCTTCAAGGCGTTCTCCTCGGTGTGCACCCACTCGGGCTGTGCCGTGAAGACGATCGCCGACGGCGTGATCAACTGCCCCTGTCACAACAGCAACTTCTCGATCGAGGACGGCAGCGTCAAGAGCGGCCCGGCCCCGAAGCCGCTGCCGGCCAAGGAGGTCAGCGTCTCGGGCGATTCGATCACGCTGGCCTGA
- a CDS encoding HipA family kinase — translation MLKEVSVTRYITPLREGGSLPGLVEADDRGTYVLKFAGAGQGRKTLVAEVVCGELARRLGLRVPGLVTLGLDPVLGLGEPDEQVQELIKSSGGTNLGMDFLARAIGFDPLAFEVGPEEAGRVVWFDALINNVDRSWRNPNLLTRHGDLWLIDHGATMIWHHHWPGARASAAKPYDAADHALARFAPDVAAAAADLAPLVTADLLAEVTAEIPDVWLAGEPGFETPDALRRAYAEPLLARAADIHERIEGIT, via the coding sequence ATGCTCAAGGAAGTCAGCGTGACCCGGTACATCACGCCGCTGCGGGAAGGCGGTTCGCTGCCGGGTCTGGTCGAGGCCGACGACCGCGGCACGTACGTCCTGAAGTTCGCCGGAGCGGGGCAGGGCCGCAAGACGCTCGTGGCGGAGGTCGTCTGCGGTGAGCTGGCCCGGCGGCTCGGTCTGCGCGTGCCCGGCCTCGTCACCCTCGGCCTCGATCCCGTCCTGGGGCTCGGCGAGCCCGACGAGCAGGTGCAGGAGCTGATCAAGTCCAGCGGCGGCACCAACCTGGGCATGGACTTCCTGGCCCGCGCCATCGGCTTCGACCCGCTCGCCTTCGAGGTCGGTCCCGAGGAGGCCGGGCGGGTCGTCTGGTTCGACGCGCTGATCAACAATGTCGACCGCTCCTGGCGCAATCCGAACCTGCTGACGCGCCACGGCGACCTGTGGCTCATCGACCACGGCGCCACCATGATCTGGCACCATCACTGGCCGGGCGCCCGTGCCTCCGCGGCCAAGCCGTACGACGCCGCCGACCACGCCCTCGCGCGCTTCGCCCCCGATGTCGCCGCGGCCGCCGCCGACCTCGCGCCCCTGGTCACCGCGGACCTGCTCGCCGAGGTGACCGCCGAGATCCCGGACGTCTGGCTGGCCGGCGAGCCCGGCTTCGAGACGCCGGACGCGTTGCGGCGGGCGTACGCGGAACCGCTGCTCGCCCGCGCCGCCGACATCCACGAACGCATCGAGGGGATCACGTGA
- a CDS encoding DUF3037 domain-containing protein, with translation MSDRFLATGATGQDVYEYALLRVVPRIERGECFNAGVLVYSRSRALVAARTHLDETKLLALDPGADVEGVRAALRAVEQVCAGGEAAGQAARDDAGRRFRWLVAPRSTVVRAGPVHTGLTADPTAEAERLLVLLVR, from the coding sequence GTGAGCGACCGCTTCCTGGCCACCGGGGCGACCGGGCAGGACGTCTACGAGTACGCGCTGCTGCGGGTCGTGCCCAGGATCGAGCGCGGGGAGTGCTTCAACGCGGGCGTTCTCGTGTACAGCCGCTCCCGGGCCCTCGTGGCGGCCCGCACGCATCTGGACGAGACCAAGCTCCTCGCCCTGGACCCGGGGGCGGACGTGGAGGGCGTACGCGCCGCGCTGCGCGCCGTGGAGCAGGTGTGCGCCGGGGGCGAGGCGGCCGGGCAGGCCGCCCGGGACGACGCCGGACGGAGGTTCCGGTGGCTCGTCGCGCCCCGTTCCACGGTGGTCCGGGCGGGACCGGTGCACACTGGGCTCACCGCGGATCCGACGGCGGAGGCGGAGCGGCTGCTCGTCCTGCTGGTGCGGTGA
- the fabG gene encoding 3-oxoacyl-ACP reductase FabG, which yields MSTTEQRVAVVTGGARGIGAATAVRLAAEGRAVAVIDLDEAACKDTVEKITAAGGKALAVGCDVSDESQVEAAVTRIAEELGAPTILVNNAGVLRDNLLFKMGVSDWDTVMNVHLRGAFLMAKAVQKYMVEAKFGRIVNLSSSSALGNRGQANYSAAKAGLQGFTKTLAIELGKFGVTANAVAPGFIVTDMTAATAARVGMGFEEFQAAAATQIPVQRVGRPEDIAGAIAYFTGEDAGFVSGQVLYVAGGPLN from the coding sequence ATGTCCACCACTGAGCAGCGTGTCGCCGTGGTCACCGGTGGCGCGCGCGGCATCGGTGCCGCGACCGCCGTACGACTGGCCGCCGAAGGCCGTGCCGTCGCGGTGATCGACCTCGACGAGGCCGCGTGCAAGGACACCGTCGAGAAGATCACCGCCGCCGGCGGCAAGGCGCTCGCGGTCGGCTGCGACGTCTCCGACGAGAGCCAGGTCGAGGCCGCCGTCACCCGGATCGCCGAGGAGCTGGGCGCCCCGACGATCCTGGTGAACAACGCGGGCGTGCTCCGCGACAACCTGCTGTTCAAGATGGGCGTGTCCGACTGGGACACGGTCATGAACGTGCACCTGCGCGGCGCCTTCCTGATGGCCAAGGCCGTCCAGAAGTACATGGTCGAGGCCAAGTTCGGCCGGATCGTCAACCTGTCCTCGTCGTCCGCGCTGGGCAACCGGGGCCAGGCCAACTACTCCGCCGCCAAGGCCGGTCTGCAGGGCTTCACCAAGACCCTCGCCATCGAGCTCGGCAAGTTCGGCGTCACCGCCAACGCCGTCGCGCCCGGCTTCATCGTCACCGACATGACCGCCGCCACCGCCGCCCGGGTGGGCATGGGCTTCGAGGAGTTCCAGGCGGCGGCCGCCACGCAGATCCCCGTCCAGCGCGTGGGCCGGCCCGAGGACATCGCCGGTGCCATCGCCTACTTCACCGGCGAGGACGCCGGATTCGTCTCCGGCCAGGTGCTGTACGTGGCCGGCGGACCGCTCAACTAA
- a CDS encoding SDR family oxidoreductase: MTSVELPELSGKVALITGASRGIGHGIAEALVARGDRVCITGRDEDSLKKAVEQLGADRVIGVAGKAHDEAHQALAVERTMEAFGRVDFLVNNAGTNPVFGPIADLDLNVARKVFETNVVSALGFAQRTWHAWQKDNGGAIVNIASVAGVSASPFIGAYGISKAAMINLTLQLAHEYAPKVRVNAIAPAVVKTKFAQALYEGREAEAAAAYPLARLGVPSDIGGAAAFLTSEQSDWITGQTLVVDGGIFLNAGMA; encoded by the coding sequence ATGACTTCGGTGGAACTCCCCGAGCTCTCGGGCAAGGTCGCCCTCATCACCGGCGCCAGCCGCGGTATCGGCCACGGCATCGCCGAGGCCCTCGTCGCGCGCGGCGACCGGGTCTGCATCACGGGCCGCGACGAGGACTCGCTCAAGAAGGCCGTCGAGCAGCTCGGCGCCGACCGCGTCATCGGTGTGGCGGGCAAGGCCCACGACGAGGCCCACCAGGCACTCGCCGTCGAACGCACGATGGAGGCCTTCGGCCGGGTCGACTTCCTGGTCAACAACGCCGGCACCAACCCGGTCTTCGGGCCGATCGCCGACCTCGACCTGAACGTGGCCCGCAAGGTGTTCGAGACCAACGTCGTCTCGGCCCTCGGCTTCGCCCAGCGGACCTGGCACGCCTGGCAGAAGGACAACGGCGGCGCGATCGTCAACATCGCCTCCGTCGCCGGTGTCTCCGCGTCGCCGTTCATCGGCGCCTACGGCATCAGCAAGGCCGCCATGATCAACCTGACCCTGCAGCTGGCGCACGAGTACGCGCCCAAGGTGCGGGTCAACGCGATCGCGCCCGCCGTGGTGAAGACCAAGTTCGCCCAGGCCCTGTACGAGGGCCGGGAGGCCGAGGCCGCGGCGGCCTACCCGCTCGCCCGGCTAGGCGTGCCCTCCGACATCGGCGGCGCCGCCGCGTTCCTCACCTCGGAGCAGTCCGACTGGATCACCGGCCAGACCCTCGTGGTCGACGGCGGCATCTTCCTCAACGCCGGGATGGCCTGA
- a CDS encoding ABC transporter substrate-binding protein, whose amino-acid sequence MFNRNRYLPPLAVIASISMVTGCGVFSSDASDDADPIVVGTTSTPSTLDPAAAWDSSWELMRNVFQPLLGYAPGGSDPEPDAAEACEFTDSSSTVYSCTLREGLKFSNGHTLDAKAVKYSFDRIKKINVNGGPAGLLTTLSRVQVKNDREVVFHLSQPDATFPLVLTTPAMSIVDPAEYPADKLREGTEITGSGPYDLDSYEDGKKAELVGNENYKGLADRKNSAVTIEYFPQSDQMVQALKDKKISVIYRGLGASDIVDIQANHDSENLQIVESPTTEISYLVFNPKDPWAKNPAVRKAIAQVLDRPALAHNIYKDTVEPLYSMIPRGLVGHTTGFFDDYGNPSATKAKSLLTEAGITETVPLELWYTTDRYGSQTKPAFEELKRQLEASGLFSVTLKSRPWKTYSEGYRKGEYPIFGRGWNPDFNDADNFIAPFVGEQNALGTPYKSPEITDKLLPESRAESDRGAVSEEFEKAQQILVDDARLIPLWQGKAYTAANEEIAGLENVIDPATMMAMWQLSWKTSW is encoded by the coding sequence GTGTTCAACCGGAACCGATACTTGCCGCCACTCGCGGTGATCGCGTCCATATCCATGGTGACCGGGTGTGGTGTGTTCTCCTCGGATGCCTCGGACGACGCGGACCCCATCGTGGTGGGGACCACCAGCACGCCGAGCACCCTGGACCCGGCCGCGGCCTGGGACAGCTCCTGGGAGCTGATGCGCAACGTCTTCCAGCCCCTGCTCGGCTACGCACCCGGCGGGTCCGATCCCGAGCCGGACGCCGCCGAGGCCTGCGAGTTCACGGACAGCTCCAGCACCGTGTACAGCTGCACACTGCGCGAGGGCCTGAAGTTCTCCAACGGGCACACGCTGGACGCGAAGGCCGTCAAGTACTCGTTCGACCGGATCAAGAAGATCAACGTCAACGGTGGTCCCGCGGGCCTGCTGACCACGCTCTCCCGGGTGCAGGTCAAGAACGACCGCGAGGTCGTCTTCCACCTCAGCCAGCCCGACGCGACCTTCCCGCTCGTGCTCACCACCCCCGCCATGTCGATCGTGGACCCGGCGGAGTATCCCGCGGACAAGCTCCGTGAGGGCACCGAGATCACCGGCTCCGGCCCCTACGACCTCGACTCCTACGAGGACGGCAAGAAGGCCGAGCTGGTCGGCAACGAGAACTACAAGGGCCTCGCGGACCGCAAGAACTCCGCTGTGACCATCGAGTACTTCCCGCAGTCGGACCAGATGGTCCAGGCCCTCAAGGACAAGAAGATCTCGGTCATCTACCGGGGTCTCGGCGCCTCGGACATCGTGGACATCCAGGCCAACCACGACAGCGAGAACCTCCAGATCGTGGAGAGCCCCACCACCGAGATCAGCTACCTGGTGTTCAACCCCAAGGACCCGTGGGCGAAGAACCCCGCGGTCCGCAAGGCGATCGCCCAGGTCCTCGACCGGCCGGCCCTCGCCCACAACATCTACAAGGACACCGTCGAGCCGCTGTACTCCATGATCCCCAGGGGTCTGGTGGGCCACACCACGGGCTTCTTCGACGACTACGGCAACCCCAGCGCGACCAAGGCGAAGTCCCTCCTCACCGAGGCGGGCATCACCGAAACGGTTCCGCTCGAGCTCTGGTACACCACCGACCGGTACGGCTCCCAGACCAAGCCGGCCTTCGAGGAGCTGAAGCGGCAGCTGGAGGCGTCCGGCCTGTTCTCGGTCACGCTCAAGAGCCGGCCCTGGAAGACCTACTCCGAGGGCTACCGGAAGGGCGAGTACCCCATCTTCGGGCGTGGCTGGAACCCCGACTTCAACGACGCCGACAACTTCATCGCCCCCTTCGTGGGCGAGCAGAACGCGCTCGGCACCCCGTACAAGTCCCCCGAGATCACGGACAAGCTGCTCCCCGAGTCGCGTGCCGAGAGCGACCGCGGGGCCGTCTCCGAGGAGTTCGAGAAGGCCCAGCAGATCCTCGTGGACGACGCCCGCCTGATCCCGCTGTGGCAGGGCAAGGCGTACACGGCCGCGAACGAGGAGATCGCCGGCCTGGAGAACGTCATCGACCCCGCGACGATGATGGCCATGTGGCAGCTGTCCTGGAAGACCAGCTGGTAA
- a CDS encoding uracil-DNA glycosylase translates to MTDIAMLPESWRGVLGDELQQPYFKELTEFVEEERAKGPVYPPREEVFAALDATPYESVKVLVLGQDPYHGEGQGHGLCFSVRPGVKTPPSLRNIYKEMQAELGTPIPDNGYLLPWAQQGVLLLNAVLTVRSGEANSHKGKGWERFTDAVIRAVADRPDPAVFVLWGNYAQKKLPLIDEERHVVVKGAHPSPLSAKKFFGSQPFTQINEAVARQGHEPIDWTIPDIG, encoded by the coding sequence GTGACCGACATCGCCATGCTGCCCGAGTCCTGGCGCGGGGTCCTGGGGGACGAGCTGCAGCAGCCCTACTTCAAGGAACTCACCGAGTTCGTCGAGGAGGAGCGCGCCAAGGGTCCCGTCTACCCTCCCCGTGAGGAGGTCTTCGCCGCACTCGACGCCACGCCGTACGAGAGCGTGAAGGTCCTCGTCCTCGGCCAGGACCCGTACCACGGCGAGGGCCAGGGCCACGGTCTGTGCTTCTCCGTGCGGCCCGGAGTGAAGACCCCGCCCTCCCTGCGGAACATCTACAAGGAGATGCAGGCCGAACTGGGCACCCCCATCCCGGACAACGGATATCTGCTGCCCTGGGCCCAGCAGGGCGTGCTGCTGCTCAATGCGGTGCTCACGGTCCGCTCCGGCGAGGCCAACTCGCACAAGGGCAAGGGCTGGGAGAGGTTCACCGACGCCGTGATCCGCGCCGTCGCCGACCGGCCCGACCCGGCGGTCTTCGTGCTCTGGGGCAACTACGCGCAGAAGAAGCTGCCGCTGATCGACGAGGAGCGCCACGTGGTGGTGAAGGGCGCCCACCCCTCGCCGCTGTCGGCCAAGAAGTTCTTCGGCTCCCAGCCGTTCACACAGATCAACGAGGCCGTCGCCCGGCAGGGCCACGAGCCGATCGACTGGACGATCCCCGACATCGGCTGA